GGGAAGAGGCCGCCTATGACCAGAGCCTCCCAGATTTCACTCACATCCAAATGAAGGTCATGGGCTACAGTGAGGACCCCAGGCCACTGCTGGCCCCCGAGCTGAAGACAGGAGCCAGCAGTATCAGGGAAGACGAGTCTCGTACTGCTCGGACCTGGATGGAGGCTCCGGTGGTTGTCCATAGAGGACTGGATGAGAACGAGGGAGATAAGTCCTGTTCTCAGAGCAGGTGAGTGGGCAGCACAGGAGCGGGCTCAGTTCTAGGGCAAAGGGCGGTCTGGATGCTGCAAGGATGGCAAGGACACTTGGGAGTGAGGAGCAGACAGCAGAGGGTCACAGACAAATGAGGCTGGGCTGGGGCTTGAGCGGGCCTTGGTGTTAATTGGCTGTATAAGCGTGGTGGGTTTTAGATTCTCCCGAGCAGTTTCTCTCACGGGCGGAACAGCCATTTCCATCCCACAGGTGCAGTGCTTTAAGTAGCCAGCACATAGTTCTTTTCCCAAAGGCTCGGGAGCAGCCGGAGGCCAGGAGCCAGAGGGCTTGGATCTAAATGCTGTCTGGGCTGCTTACCTGCTCTGTAGCTCCAGCAGGTTTGTCCACGCCACAGCTCAGTTCCTGTTTATTTTCGAGTCTATCCTATCAATCCACTCATCTACATGTTCTGTCATTACTAGACACCAACTCCTTCTCAGTCCTTGATGGCCCTCTTGTTTCCTGGAGATTCTGGTCCAAGGAGGGGGGAGGCAAAAAGGGGACACAGAGGAACTGGCAGGGTGAAACGGactgtgagaggccagagaaGAATCTGGAATGAGCCActtagcttccttccttcctttcttccttccttccttccttccttccttccttccttccttccttcctcccagctCTCTTGCATGAACATTTACTCTACCAGGCATTGTTTGAAGTACTCTGAACAATTTACCTTCTGTAAATCTCAAAAACTATCTCACAAGAGAAGATTCCCACTGCCCTCAATTTTCAGGGGGAATAAAAGGAGACTCAGAGATAGGGACTCTCTGCAGCTAGTGGCTGAGATCAGGACCCAACAGTGTGACTCATGGCCTTTGTCTCTGCAGCCCTCCAGCATATCCCCAAGGCTCTGCACCCTTGGCCTCATTCCATGACGACCTGGACGTGGGCTCCAGCGAAGGCAGCAGCCCTCACCCATCCCCACCCGACAAGGATGACCCACACCCGCAGGTGCCCTGGGCCAGCAGGGGTCCACTGGATCGCTTCAGTGACTTTGCTCTGATTGATGACATCCCTACATCAGAGGACATGGTCCTGGAGGGGCAGGCACAGGAGGCAGCTCTACCCAGCAAGCAGCGATGGTCTCTGAGAATGAAGAAGGAGACTGTCCAGGCAGGTGCAGAAGAaccagagcaggaggaggaagatctCTACTATGGGCTGCCCGACAGCCCTGGGGACCCCCTTCCCGACAAAGAGGTGGGCTTTGAGTCTGATGTCCAGGGCTGAGATGAAACTGCTTCCTGGGTCTAGCCTGACAGCACTGCTCACTTCATGTGACCCCTCAAGGGCTCAGTTTTCCAAGTCCCAAACAGGATTGTATGGAGGGTCAAGTGAGGCAGTGAACTGAAGCATCTTGGGAACc
Above is a window of Arvicanthis niloticus isolate mArvNil1 chromosome 5, mArvNil1.pat.X, whole genome shotgun sequence DNA encoding:
- the Bsnd gene encoding barttin, encoding MADEKTFRIGFIVLGLFLLSLGTFLMSHDRPQVYGTFYAMGSVMVIGGVVWSMCQCYPKITFVPADSDFQGILSPKALSLLETGLSEVKSPQPPYVRLWEEAAYDQSLPDFTHIQMKVMGYSEDPRPLLAPELKTGASSIREDESRTARTWMEAPVVVHRGLDENEGDKSCSQSSPPAYPQGSAPLASFHDDLDVGSSEGSSPHPSPPDKDDPHPQVPWASRGPLDRFSDFALIDDIPTSEDMVLEGQAQEAALPSKQRWSLRMKKETVQAGAEEPEQEEEDLYYGLPDSPGDPLPDKEVGFESDVQG